A portion of the Bactrocera neohumeralis isolate Rockhampton chromosome 2, APGP_CSIRO_Bneo_wtdbg2-racon-allhic-juicebox.fasta_v2, whole genome shotgun sequence genome contains these proteins:
- the LOC126767832 gene encoding uncharacterized protein LOC126767832, with translation MAPNNSIEYDADELEAPAWLDDEFFTKVMRNCETDAKDLHLNKLELFPATLKGDHYASVMFRAVVEYQCDGQDKTKRLIVKTMPFEDGNKKDVFEESIIFETEIGMYTQVLPRFEQILRDVGDDTILRAPILFHELSPRKIIIFEDIVPLGYEVLRGRYANAEEIKQSYVKLAKWHAISYKINIEEPGYFDEYHIGIFSMPNLEGNLLVTHGIDALIQQLETMPAMRKYLPFIQSIQGKLYEGTKRTAKEYFDAPKEDAIYVLCHGDFHDKNMMFKRDPNSGKLLDVMLLDFQLSFVGPLVSDLIYSYFLMLDSEQRGDFEQWLYFYYTHFKETLQKIGFEGRIPSLLQLHEQRWQHRYFELFLLMTYLPAWTTIRRGEADLEGAFTSNAVHKQLYADEEFLEEFEKLMRKYLHLGYFEEN, from the exons ATGGCGCCAAATAATAGCATTGAATACGACGCTGATGAATTGGAGGCACCTGCGTGGCTGGACGATGAGTTCTTCACCAAAGTTATGCGCAATTGCGAAACCGATGCAAAagatttgcatttaaataaattggaaTTGTTTCCTGCCACACTAAAAGGCGATCACTATGCGAGTGTTATGTTTCGTGCCGTTGTTGAGTACCAGTGCGATGGGCAGGATAAGACAAAACGGTTGATTGTTAAAACAATGCCGTTTGAGGATGGAAACAAGAAGGATGTGTTTGAGGAGTCAATAATATTTGAGACTGAAATCGGCATGTACACGCAGGTGTTACCACGTTTCGAGCAGATATTACGAGACGTCGGCGATGATACCATACTCAGGGCACC CATACTGTTCCATGAGTTAAGCCCCAGAAAGATTATAATATTCGAAGATATAGTACCGTTGGGCTATGAGGTGCTGCGCGGCCGTTATGCAAATGCTGAGGAGATTAAGCAGTCCTACGTCAAGTTAGCCAAATGGCATGCCATAagctacaaaataaatattgaa GAACCAGGATATTTTGACGAATATCACATAGGCATATTCTCTATGCCAAATCTCGAAGGAAACTTGCTAGTGACGCATGGCATTGATGCTTTAATTCAGCAGTTGGAGACAATGCCTGCAATGCGAAAATATTTGCCATTTATTCAGTCGATACAAGGAAAATTATATGAAGGCACGAAGCGCACGGCCAAGGAATACTTCGATGCGCCGAAGGAAGATGCCATTTATGTATTGTGCCATGGCGATTTTCACGACAAAAATATGATGTTCAAGCGCGACCCGAACTCCGGTAAACTATTGGATGTCATGTTATTAGATTTTCAGCTGTCCTTTGTCGGTCCACTAGTCAGCGACCTAATTTACTCGTACTTCCTGATGCTGGACTCAGAACAGCGTGGCGACTTTGAGCAATGGCTGTATTTCTATTACACACATTTCAAGGAAACACTGCAGAAAATTGGATTTGAAGGACGAATTCCAAGCTTGCTGCAATTGCATGAACAACGCTGGCAGCATAGATACTTTG AGCTCTTTCTACTTATGACATATTTACCTGCATGGACAACCATTCGCCGTGGTGAGGCTGACCTGGAAGGAGCATTCACATCCAATGCTGTCCATAAGCAATTATATGCGGATGAAGAGTTCCTCGAAGAGTTCGAAAAGCTTATGCGAAAATATCTACATTTGGGCTATTTCGAAGAGAATTAG